In the Solanum pennellii chromosome 5, SPENNV200 genome, one interval contains:
- the LOC107020273 gene encoding alpha-xylosidase 1-like, whose protein sequence is MKFSFSFPFLLVLTICIIGCVNLVHTAPTKIGNGYSLIAIEESPDGGLIGYLKVKKKNKIYGPDIPNLQLYVKHETDNRLRIHITDADKQRWEVPYNLLPRESPPSLKQTIGKSRKGQLPLLSNQKYSGNELMFSYTSDPFSFSVKRKSNGQTLFNSSSEDSDPYSNLVFKDQYLEISTKLPKDASLYGLGENTQPHGIKIYPNDPYTLYTTDQSSINLNMDLYGSHPMYMDLRNVNGEAYAHAVLLMNSNGMDVFYRGDSLTYKVIGGVLDFYFFSGPTPLAVVDQYTEFIGRPAPMPYWSFGFHQCRWGYHNLSVIEDVIANYKKAKIPLDVIWNDDDHMDGKKDFTLHPVNYPGPKLRAFLKKIHAEGMHYIVINDPGIGVNKSYGTYQRGLANDVFIKYQGKPFLAQVWPGAVHFPDFLNPKTVEWWGDEIRRFHELAPIDGLWIDMNEVSNFCNGLCTIPEGRICPNGTGPGWICCLDCKNVTKTKWDDPPYKINASGIQAPIGYKTIATSATHYNGVREYDAHSLYGFSETIATHKGLQAIEGKRPFILTRATFVGSGHYAAHWTGDNKGTWEDLKYSISTVLNFGMFGVPMVGSDICGFYPAAPPLEELCNRWIQVGAFYPFSRDHANYYSPRQELYQWKSVTKSSRNALGMRYKLLPYLYTLSYEAHITGAPIVRPLFFTFPNIPELYELSTQFLVGSNVMVSPVLEKAKTKVNALFPPGTWYSLFDMTQVIVTKEPHYRSLDAPLHVVNVHLYQNTILPMQRGGMLTKEARMTPFTIVVAFPLGASEGVAKGNLFLDDDELPEMKLGNGKSTYMDFHATTSNGTVKIWSEVQESKYALDKGWYIEKVTVLGLNGIGGAFDILVDGSKVEDTSKLEFETEDHKFVDKLEEDGGHKKSMMLDIKGLELPIGKNFAMSWKMGI, encoded by the exons AtgaaattttccttttctttcccttttttgcTAGTCTTAACAATATGCATAATAGGTTGTGTGAATTTAGTTCACACAGCTCCAACCAAGATTGGCAATGGCTATAGTTTGATAGCCATTGAAGAGTCACCAGATGGTGGGCTCATAGGTTACCTCAAAgttaagaagaaaaacaaaatttatggCCCTGATATTCCTAACTTGCAGCTCTATGTCAA gCATGAGACAGATAATCGTTTGAGGATTCACATAACAGATGCAGATAAGCAAAGATGGGAAGTTCCTTATAACTTATTACCAAGAGAATCACCTCCATCACTTAAACAAACAATTGGCAAATCAAGAAAAGGCCAACTTCCACTTTTGTCCAATCAAAAATACTCAGGAAATGAGTTAATGTTCAGTTACACAAGTGATCCTTTTAGTTTTTCtgttaaaagaaaatcaaatggACAAACCCTTTTCAATTCAAGTAGTGAAGATTCTGATCCATATAGTAATTTGGTATTTAAAGATCAATATCTTGAAATATCAACAAAATTGCCTAAAGATGCTTCATTATATGGTCTTGGTGAAAATACACAACCCCATGGTATTAAAATTTACCCAAATGACCCTTACACTTTGTACACAACAGATCAATCATCAATCAATTTGAATATGGATTTGTATGGATCACATCCAATGTATATGGACTTGAGAAATGTGAATGGTGAAGCTTATGCTCATGCAGTTTTGTTGATGAATAGTAATGGTATGGATGTGTTCTATAGAGGGGATTCATTGACATACAAAGTGAttgggggtgttttggactTTTACTTCTTCTCTGGGCCCACACCTCTTGCTGTTGTTGATCAATATACTGAATTTATAGGAAGGCCTGCTCCTATGCCCTATTGGTCCTTTG GCTTTCATCAATGTAGATGGGGTTACCATAATTTATCTGTGATTGAAGATGTTATTGCCAATTACAAGAAAGCAAAAATCCCTCTTGATGTTATATGGAATGATGATGATCATATGGATGGGAAAAAAGACTTCACCCTTCATCCTGTTAACTACCCTGGCCCAAAGTTGAGAGctttcttaaagaaaattcATGCTGAAGGAATGCATTACATTGTGATCAATGATCCTGGAATTGGAGTTAACAAAAGTTATGGTACTTACCAAAGAGGTTTAGCCAATGATGTTTTCATCAAATACCAAGGTAAACCATTTCTAGCACAAGTCTGGCCTGGTGCTGTTCATTTCCCTGACTTCCTCAACCCTAAAACAGTTGAGTGgtggggtgatgagattcgacGATTCCATGAACTTGCTCCTATTGATGGACTATggattgacatgaatgaagtttcCAACTTTTGTAATGGTTTGTGCACGATCCCCGAGGGTAGGATATGCCCTAATGGGACAGGTCCTGGTTGGATATGTTGTTTGGATTGCAAGAATGTAACGAAAACAAAGTGGGATGATCCGCCTTACAAGATAAATGCTTCTGGTATTCAAGCTCCAATAGGGTACAAAACGATTGCTACGAGTGCAACACATTACAATGGTGTTAGGGAATATGATGCTCATAGTCTTTATGGTTTCTCTGAGACTATTGCAACTCACAAGGGTCTACAAGCGATAGAGGGGAAACGTCCCTTCATATTGACTCGTGCCACGTTTGTTGGTTCAGGACATTATGCTGCACATTGGACAGGGGATAACAAAGGAACTTGGGAGGATTTGAAGTATTCAATCTCAACTGTCTTGAACTTTGGTATGTTTGGTGTTCCTATGGTTGGTTCAGACATATGTGGTTTTTACCCCGCGGCTCCTCCTTTGGAGGAGCTATGCAATCGTTGGATTCAAGTAGGCGCGTTCTATCCCTTCTCAAGGGATCACGCAAACTACTACTCACCAAGACAAGAGCTTTACCAATGGAAAAGTGTGACTAAATCTTCGCGTAATGCTTTAGGAATGAGATACAAATTGTTGCCCTATCTCTACACATTGAGCTACGAGGCACACATAACCGGAGCACCAATTGTAAGGCCACTCTTCTTCACTTTCCCAAACATTCCAGAGCTTTACGAGTTAAGCACTCAATTCTTGGTAGGAAGCAATGTCATGGTCTCTCCAGTGCTAGAAAAGGCTAAAACTAAGGTAAACGCGCTCTTTCCTCCAGGTACTTGGTACAGTTTATTCGATATGACACAAGTCATTGTCACAAAAGAGCCACATTACCGATCACTTGATGCACCATTGCACGTAGTGAACGTGCATTTGTACCAAAACACCATACTACCAATGCAACGCGGAGGAATGTTAACCAAAGAAGCAAGGATGACACCTTTCACAATCGTTGTAGCCTTCCCACTCGGGGCATCAGAAGGGGTAGCTAAAGGAAATCTCTTCCTCGACGATGATGAGCTTCCTGAGATGAAACTAGGAAATGGGAAGTCAACATACATGGATTTCCACGCGACAACTAGTAATGGTACAGTGAAGATTTGGTCTGAAGTTCAAGAAAGTAAATACGCGTTGGATAAAGGTTGGTACATAGAAAAGGTTACTGTGTTAGGATTGAATGGAATTGGAGGTGCATTTGACATTCTTGTTGATGGCAGTAAAGTTGAAGATACTTCAAAGTTGGAGTTTGAAACAGAAGACCATAAGTTTGTAGACAAATTGGAGGAAGATGGAGGTCATAAGAAGAGCATGATGCTAGATATTAAAGGATTAGAGTTACCAATTGGTAAAAACTTTGCTATGTCTTGGAAAATGGGGATTTAA
- the LOC107020010 gene encoding protein NIM1-INTERACTING 2-like: MESEGEKRKPNNNDVVSTSATKKPKEETEELTEEVAEEEVEEFFAILRRIQVAVKYFNRVDGASSSGRKMKEEIDQKLSDEIIGDNEDMKEKEKEKNVEENSKGFDLNMEPYNPHDDHENNSS; this comes from the coding sequence ATGGAAAGTgaaggagaaaaaagaaaacctaATAACAACGACGTCGTTTCGACGTCCGCTACGAAGAAGCCGAAGGAGGAAACGGAAGAGTTAACGGAGGAAGTAGCGGAAGAGGAAGTGGAAGAATTCTTCGCGATACTACGAAGAATACAAGTTGCCGTTAAATATTTCAATAGAGTTGACGGAGCTAGCTCTAGTGGACGGAAAATGAAGGAGGAGATTGATCAAAAACTCTCCGATGAAATCATCGGAGATAATGAAGAcatgaaagagaaagaaaaagaaaaaaatgttgaagaaaataGTAAAGGTTTTGATCTTAATATGGAGCCATATAATCCTCATGATGATCATGAGAATAATTCAAGttag